A single genomic interval of Bacillus smithii harbors:
- a CDS encoding YtpI family protein, whose protein sequence is MPVFVFFIVLSLAFYLFYKIQYVRSNRPMERKWLSAKSSMMLGLFVGLFGINTFFVQQSTVAYAIATIFIVLGFSSVWAGFKAYRHFTPYVKQEAAEWDKSS, encoded by the coding sequence ATGCCCGTTTTTGTTTTTTTCATTGTTTTATCGCTGGCTTTTTATCTTTTCTATAAAATTCAGTACGTAAGAAGCAACCGTCCAATGGAAAGAAAATGGCTCTCCGCAAAATCAAGCATGATGCTGGGTCTTTTTGTAGGTTTGTTCGGCATCAACACGTTTTTCGTTCAGCAATCGACAGTGGCCTACGCGATAGCGACGATCTTTATAGTTCTTGGATTTTCCAGCGTATGGGCCGGCTTCAAAGCTTACCGTCATTTTACCCCGTATGTCAAACAAGAAGCAGCAGAATGGGACAAATCCTCTTGA
- a CDS encoding DHH family phosphoesterase, translated as MKKEILEKIKQYETIIIHRHIRPDPDAYGSQGGLAEILRASFTDKHIYTVGQEDPSLHFLNRMDQIEDQVYNGALVIVCDTANRERISDERYQLGDFIIKIDHHPNEDPYGDLLWVDTSASSVSEMIYEFYLECKDEGLKMTNDAARLIYAGIVGDTGRFLYPSTTEKTFRYAAELIQYGFNRSLLYTQLYEMDFNLLKLKGFILQNFELRPSGAGSVIIKKDLLEQFQVSVSEASQLVSVLGDVKGIKAWAFFIEEGDQIRVRLRSKGPVINGLAKKYKGGGHPLAAGASVYSWDDVEQVIEDLDELCRK; from the coding sequence ATGAAAAAAGAGATACTAGAAAAAATCAAACAGTACGAAACCATTATTATCCACCGGCATATTCGCCCCGATCCCGATGCATACGGATCTCAAGGAGGATTAGCGGAAATTTTGCGCGCTTCCTTTACGGATAAACATATCTATACGGTCGGACAAGAAGATCCTTCTTTGCACTTTTTAAACCGCATGGATCAAATTGAAGATCAAGTTTATAACGGAGCGCTTGTCATCGTTTGCGACACGGCCAATCGTGAAAGAATCAGTGATGAACGTTATCAACTCGGAGATTTTATCATTAAAATCGACCATCATCCTAATGAAGATCCTTATGGCGATTTGCTTTGGGTGGACACGTCGGCCAGTTCGGTCAGTGAAATGATCTACGAATTTTACTTGGAATGCAAAGACGAAGGATTAAAGATGACCAACGATGCCGCTCGACTTATTTATGCCGGCATTGTCGGAGATACGGGTAGATTCCTTTATCCAAGCACGACGGAAAAAACGTTTCGATACGCTGCCGAGTTGATTCAATATGGATTTAACCGCAGCTTGCTTTATACACAGTTGTATGAAATGGATTTCAACTTATTAAAATTAAAAGGATTTATCTTGCAAAACTTTGAACTCCGTCCGAGCGGCGCCGGCAGTGTCATCATTAAAAAAGATCTCTTGGAGCAATTCCAAGTCAGCGTTTCCGAAGCTTCACAACTGGTGAGTGTTTTGGGAGACGTAAAGGGAATCAAAGCGTGGGCTTTCTTTATTGAAGAGGGAGATCAAATCAGAGTGCGATTGCGTTCGAAGGGCCCCGTTATCAATGGATTGGCGAAAAAGTACAAAGGTGGCGGCCATCCGCTGGCTGCGGGAGCTTCCGTTTATTCATGGGACGATGTGGAACAAGTGATTGAAGATTTGGATGAACTGTGCAGAAAATAA
- a CDS encoding YtrH family sporulation protein — protein sequence MNEAFFPEFFKCFFIALGVLLGGSLIGGFASFITGKPPMTEIYNISNNVRIWAIIAAIGGTFDTLYSFEKGFLQGETKELIRQFLLILSAMGGAQTGAAIIQWLTQEHI from the coding sequence GTGAATGAAGCATTTTTCCCGGAATTTTTCAAATGTTTTTTTATTGCTCTTGGTGTTCTATTAGGGGGATCCTTGATTGGCGGTTTTGCGTCCTTTATAACTGGTAAACCACCCATGACGGAAATCTATAATATTTCCAACAATGTCCGTATATGGGCGATCATCGCTGCGATCGGCGGAACATTTGACACTTTGTACAGCTTTGAAAAAGGCTTTTTGCAAGGTGAAACAAAAGAACTCATCCGTCAATTTCTTTTGATTTTGTCCGCAATGGGCGGGGCTCAGACCGGCGCTGCCATTATCCAATGGTTGACCCAGGAGCATATTTAA
- the ytrI gene encoding sporulation membrane protein YtrI: MRIPPLYHKKNWQIFIAGTAIGACVGWLVFLYMFGSLQEKQTNTIERQKEEISDLNDHLSIWQEEFKKLNKKNQEMLTVQNIDVEIINFEKYGIKDSHSQFEAEELIKKDLDALLAKNLETVFANKQIIKELIENKMLKIQNKRFHLKVKEVYFYTTVEIYLELELAK, encoded by the coding sequence ATGAGAATTCCGCCTCTTTATCACAAAAAGAATTGGCAAATATTTATTGCAGGAACCGCCATTGGAGCATGCGTCGGCTGGCTTGTTTTTTTGTACATGTTCGGCTCTCTTCAAGAAAAACAAACGAATACGATTGAAAGGCAAAAAGAAGAGATCAGCGATTTGAACGATCACCTTTCCATTTGGCAGGAAGAGTTTAAGAAGCTGAACAAGAAAAATCAAGAAATGCTAACCGTACAAAACATTGATGTAGAAATCATAAATTTCGAAAAATATGGAATCAAAGATTCACATAGTCAATTTGAAGCGGAAGAGCTAATCAAAAAAGATTTGGACGCCTTATTAGCCAAAAACTTAGAAACCGTTTTCGCCAATAAGCAAATCATTAAGGAGCTTATCGAAAACAAGATGTTAAAAATTCAAAATAAAAGATTTCATCTAAAAGTAAAAGAAGTGTATTTTTACACGACCGTTGAAATCTACTTGGAATTGGAACTGGCCAAATAA
- a CDS encoding FadR/GntR family transcriptional regulator, with the protein MKRAVKDALPKSKFVEIVQEIRKMIEKDGLLPGDKIPSERELSEHLDVGRSSVREALRALELLGLIETRRGEGTFLRHFHDHRLVELLGMFILQDPKIQDDVVKAKEIMEVGGLSLALQHRSLHEKIKKARESLEKEEWSEYDFFSFILDLGENHLLKKIWLIVSDYATSIQNQHWTIEKYKPYYLKLLEAMEKQDFFACYRVYQEIQKLSNGR; encoded by the coding sequence GTGAAACGAGCTGTGAAAGACGCTCTTCCAAAATCCAAGTTTGTGGAAATCGTACAAGAAATTAGAAAGATGATTGAAAAAGATGGGCTGCTTCCCGGAGACAAAATTCCATCTGAACGGGAATTGTCGGAACACCTGGACGTTGGGCGTTCCTCCGTCCGGGAAGCGCTGAGAGCCCTCGAACTTCTGGGATTGATTGAAACAAGAAGGGGAGAGGGAACTTTTTTGCGTCATTTCCATGACCATCGTCTTGTTGAACTTCTTGGCATGTTTATATTGCAAGATCCAAAGATACAAGACGATGTCGTGAAAGCAAAAGAAATCATGGAAGTCGGAGGGCTGTCATTGGCTCTTCAACATCGATCTCTCCATGAAAAGATAAAAAAGGCTCGGGAAAGTCTTGAAAAGGAAGAATGGTCGGAATATGACTTTTTTTCTTTTATTTTGGATTTAGGAGAAAATCATTTATTAAAAAAGATTTGGCTGATTGTCTCAGACTATGCAACTTCCATTCAAAATCAACATTGGACAATTGAAAAATACAAACCCTATTATTTAAAGCTTTTAGAAGCAATGGAAAAACAAGATTTCTTTGCTTGCTATCGTGTTTATCAGGAAATTCAAAAGTTGTCGAATGGAAGGTGA
- the accD gene encoding acetyl-CoA carboxylase, carboxyltransferase subunit beta has translation MIKDFFNKPKKRKYVTVPSDAPKHDVPEGIMTKCPQCKKIMYTKELKKNLHICLHCGYHHQMSAYERIESLIDEGTFTEINAELMTENPLNFPHYLEKIEKDRQKSKLNEAVVTGIGEINGYKTAIAVMDAKFRMGSMGSVVGEKIVRTVEEADRLGIPFIIFTASGGARMQEGIVSLMQMAKTSAALKRFSDNGGLFISVMTHPTTGGVSASFASLGDYNFAEPGALIGFAGRRIIEQTIREELPEDFQTAEFLLKHGQLDDVIPRNELKDKLTVLLDIHQPRGELAW, from the coding sequence TTGATTAAAGATTTCTTTAATAAGCCAAAGAAGCGAAAATATGTCACCGTTCCTTCTGATGCACCGAAGCATGACGTACCGGAAGGAATTATGACAAAATGCCCCCAGTGCAAGAAAATTATGTATACGAAAGAGTTGAAAAAAAATCTCCATATATGCCTTCATTGCGGATATCATCATCAAATGTCTGCTTATGAACGGATTGAGTCGTTGATAGATGAGGGAACTTTTACAGAAATCAATGCCGAACTTATGACAGAAAATCCTTTGAACTTTCCTCATTACCTGGAAAAAATTGAAAAAGACCGCCAAAAATCAAAATTAAATGAGGCTGTTGTGACGGGTATTGGAGAAATAAACGGATATAAGACTGCCATTGCGGTAATGGATGCTAAATTTCGCATGGGAAGCATGGGATCCGTTGTCGGGGAAAAAATCGTCAGAACGGTAGAAGAAGCCGATCGTTTAGGGATTCCGTTTATCATCTTCACTGCTTCTGGCGGTGCACGAATGCAAGAAGGTATAGTATCTCTTATGCAAATGGCGAAGACGAGTGCTGCCTTGAAGCGATTCAGTGACAACGGTGGGCTTTTCATTTCCGTGATGACCCACCCAACGACCGGAGGGGTTTCTGCTAGTTTCGCTTCCTTAGGAGATTACAATTTTGCGGAACCTGGTGCGCTGATTGGATTTGCCGGGCGCCGAATCATCGAGCAAACCATTCGGGAAGAGCTTCCGGAAGATTTTCAAACAGCGGAGTTTTTGTTGAAACATGGACAACTGGATGACGTCATTCCAAGAAATGAACTGAAGGATAAATTAACTGTCCTTTTAGATATTCATCAGCCAAGGGGTGAGCTGGCGTGGTAA
- the pfkA gene encoding 6-phosphofructokinase has protein sequence MKRIGVLTSGGDAPGMNAAIRAVVRKGIFHNLEVFGIYQGYTGLINGHIEKLELGSVGDIVHRGGTILRSARCPEFKTPEGQKKGVEQLRKHGIDGLVVIGGDGSYRGAKALTELGFPCIGVPGTIDNDIPGTEFTIGFDTALNTVIDAIDKIRDTASSHERTFIIEVMGRDAGDLALWAGLAGGAETIVIPEEPFNMDEIIERLKNGQKRDKKHSIIVVAEGVMSGTEFAKLIQKECDIEVRVSVLGHIQRGGSPTATDRVLASRLGARAVELLIEGKGGRAVGIEKNQLVDYDIIEALGRKHQLDLNMYKLSKELSI, from the coding sequence ATGAAAAGAATCGGCGTTTTAACAAGCGGGGGCGATGCTCCGGGAATGAATGCCGCGATTCGGGCGGTCGTAAGGAAGGGAATTTTTCATAATTTAGAAGTTTTTGGGATTTATCAAGGCTATACTGGTTTAATTAACGGACATATTGAAAAACTTGAATTAGGTTCTGTTGGTGATATTGTTCATCGCGGAGGAACGATTTTACGATCAGCACGCTGCCCGGAATTTAAAACCCCGGAAGGTCAGAAAAAAGGGGTGGAACAGTTAAGAAAACATGGGATCGACGGTTTGGTTGTGATTGGCGGAGACGGTTCTTATCGCGGGGCAAAAGCTTTAACGGAACTTGGTTTTCCATGCATCGGAGTTCCGGGAACGATTGACAATGATATCCCGGGAACGGAATTTACGATCGGTTTTGACACGGCTCTCAATACAGTGATTGATGCTATTGACAAAATCAGAGATACGGCAAGTTCCCATGAAAGAACCTTTATTATTGAAGTAATGGGAAGAGATGCCGGTGATTTAGCGTTGTGGGCTGGATTGGCCGGCGGAGCTGAAACGATTGTGATTCCGGAAGAACCTTTCAATATGGATGAAATCATCGAACGGTTAAAGAATGGTCAAAAACGCGACAAAAAGCATAGTATTATCGTAGTAGCGGAAGGTGTTATGAGCGGGACAGAGTTTGCGAAATTGATCCAAAAAGAATGTGATATAGAAGTTAGGGTTTCTGTGCTCGGACACATTCAGCGTGGAGGATCGCCGACAGCTACAGACCGTGTGTTGGCTAGCCGCCTAGGAGCCAGAGCAGTGGAATTGTTGATCGAAGGAAAAGGCGGACGAGCAGTCGGTATTGAAAAAAATCAACTTGTCGATTATGACATTATAGAAGCACTTGGCAGAAAGCATCAATTGGATCTAAACATGTACAAGCTTTCAAAAGAACTTTCTATTTAA
- the accA gene encoding acetyl-CoA carboxylase carboxyl transferase subunit alpha: MVNSLEFEKPIIELREKIAELKEFTAKSDVDLSDEIETLENRLEKLEKHIYDNLKPWDRVQMARHPQRPTTLDYIEHLFTDFIELHGDRLFGEDEAIVGGVAKYYGLPVTVIGHQRGKDTKENIRRNFGMPHPEGYRKALRLMKQAEKFHRPIICFIDTKGAYPGKAAEERGQSEAIARNLFEMAGLRVPIVCIVIGEGGSGGALALGIGNHLFMLENSTYSVISPEGAAALLWKDASKAKLAAETMKITAPDLKELGVIDDVIKEVRGGAHRDPKKQAEFIDETLKRSLKQLISLSEEELVNQRYEKYRAIGEYTVLNEYIGTHK, translated from the coding sequence GTGGTAAACAGTCTTGAATTTGAAAAGCCGATTATTGAACTACGGGAGAAAATCGCGGAATTGAAAGAATTCACGGCCAAATCGGATGTGGATTTATCAGATGAAATTGAAACGTTGGAGAATCGGCTGGAAAAATTGGAAAAGCATATTTATGACAATTTAAAACCTTGGGATCGTGTGCAAATGGCCAGACACCCGCAACGGCCAACTACCCTTGATTATATTGAACATTTATTTACAGATTTTATCGAGCTTCATGGAGACCGCCTTTTTGGGGAGGATGAAGCCATTGTCGGCGGAGTGGCCAAATATTACGGTCTGCCGGTTACGGTAATTGGACACCAACGCGGAAAAGATACGAAAGAAAACATCCGTCGGAATTTTGGCATGCCTCATCCGGAAGGATACCGAAAGGCTCTTCGTCTTATGAAGCAAGCGGAAAAATTTCACCGTCCCATCATTTGTTTTATTGATACAAAAGGAGCTTATCCGGGTAAAGCGGCAGAGGAACGCGGACAAAGCGAAGCGATAGCCAGAAATTTGTTTGAAATGGCCGGATTAAGAGTGCCGATTGTCTGCATCGTGATCGGTGAAGGCGGAAGCGGGGGTGCTCTAGCTTTAGGGATCGGCAATCATTTATTTATGCTTGAGAACTCTACGTATTCTGTCATCTCGCCTGAAGGAGCAGCAGCTCTTTTATGGAAGGATGCTTCAAAAGCAAAATTGGCAGCCGAAACGATGAAAATTACGGCTCCAGATTTGAAAGAATTGGGAGTTATTGATGATGTGATTAAAGAAGTGCGCGGCGGCGCGCATCGCGATCCTAAAAAACAAGCCGAATTTATTGACGAAACGCTGAAACGTTCTTTAAAACAGCTCATTTCGTTGAGCGAGGAAGAATTGGTGAATCAGCGCTACGAAAAATATAGAGCTATTGGTGAATACACCGTTTTAAACGAATATATAGGAACTCATAAATAA
- the dnaE gene encoding DNA polymerase III subunit alpha: MEKEAGNRSERRDKLLFAHLQIKTGYSLLSSTIMPDKLAEYGKKLGLKALALTDHNVMYAAVPFYKACKANGIKPIIGLTADIQSPIGQGRSFPLVLLAKHNTGYQNLLKISSLIQTKSPQGLPIKWLKAYSKGLFAFTPGMEGEIEQLILNGELEKAGQVAHVFKNIFEQESFYFSLQDHLLSQEEEIRAGLTALSKEMGIPCIVTHDVQYLDKGDSFSHECLLAIRDGAKLADENRKTLATDEYDLKPPAEMYKRFSGYPDALENTLKIVEQCTVEIHFHQQLLPKYPLPDNENAKEVLYRLCMQGLEKIGKKEDPHYLERLSYELAVIDKMGFNDYFLIVWDFMKFARSQAILTGPGRGSAAGSLVAYLLEITDIDPLKYGLLFERFLNPERVTMPDIDLDFPDHRRDEVIRYVAKKYGNIHVAQIITFGTLSAKAVIRDIARVFGFQTKELDRISKMLPSRLGLTLSDAYKDSSMLRTWVESDPVHKQIFETALKLEGLPRHASTHAAGVVITEQPLVELIPIQQGHDEMYMTQFTMDILEELGLLKIDFLGLRNLTILERILESIQYSSGEKMELSEIPLNDRKTFELLGKGQTTGVFQLESEGMRKVLMRLKPSDFEDIVAVNALYRPGPMKNIPLYIERKHGLKKIAYPHPDLEGILKQTYGVLIYQEQIMQIASKMAGFSLGEADLLRRAVGKKKKEVLAEERKHFIEGAVRNGYSKETADQIYDLIVRFANYGFNRSHAVAYSKIAYQLAYLKAHYPLYFMAALLTSVIGSEKKIAQYVREAKEMGIQILRPSIQSSQFFFKAEKEGIRFGLAAIKGVGAAAVKEILRARKEKMFEDLFDFCLRVSPQAVNRRTIESLILAGAFDDFGKDRATLLASVDAAIDHAEFMRPDPDENGHFELFADESFFPKPKYTEVEPMPDDMRLKYEKEVLGLYLSSHPVSVHKSLFQKLGVVDIAYLKSQRKKMIIGVYIHEFRVIRTKKGEKMAFLSISDESGEMEAVLFPEIYRKFFGICEKGTVVLMEGTNEERNGNEQFIVSNAYGIEEAEELAARMNQRLYLKITKEKKEKETLQAVYRILKKYKGETAVWVHYEDEHRTIQLLKDRWVNPTEACIVELKTVLGSENVVLKRI, translated from the coding sequence ATGGAAAAAGAAGCGGGAAACAGGTCAGAAAGGAGGGACAAGCTGTTGTTTGCCCATTTGCAAATTAAAACGGGTTACAGTTTGTTATCAAGCACCATTATGCCTGACAAATTAGCGGAGTACGGTAAAAAACTAGGACTAAAAGCGCTGGCATTGACGGACCATAACGTCATGTACGCAGCCGTTCCATTTTATAAAGCATGCAAAGCAAACGGAATTAAACCGATTATCGGTTTGACGGCTGACATCCAATCTCCTATTGGACAAGGACGATCGTTTCCGCTTGTCCTTCTCGCAAAACATAATACCGGCTATCAAAATTTGCTGAAGATTTCCAGCTTGATCCAAACAAAGTCGCCTCAAGGACTTCCTATCAAGTGGCTAAAAGCTTATTCAAAAGGGCTTTTCGCTTTTACTCCGGGGATGGAAGGGGAAATTGAACAGCTCATTCTGAACGGAGAACTTGAAAAAGCGGGCCAAGTCGCCCACGTTTTCAAGAACATTTTTGAACAGGAAAGCTTTTATTTTTCGCTTCAAGATCATTTGCTCTCCCAGGAAGAAGAAATTCGCGCCGGTTTGACGGCTTTAAGCAAAGAAATGGGGATCCCCTGTATCGTCACTCACGATGTCCAATATTTGGATAAAGGCGATTCTTTTTCTCATGAATGTTTGTTGGCGATACGAGACGGGGCCAAACTGGCAGATGAAAATCGGAAGACGCTTGCCACTGATGAATATGATTTAAAGCCGCCTGCCGAAATGTATAAGCGCTTTTCCGGATATCCTGATGCACTGGAAAATACGCTGAAGATTGTGGAGCAATGTACGGTTGAAATTCATTTTCACCAGCAGCTGCTTCCTAAATATCCGCTTCCGGACAATGAAAATGCCAAAGAGGTTCTTTACCGGCTGTGTATGCAAGGTCTTGAAAAAATAGGCAAGAAAGAAGATCCTCATTATTTGGAACGGCTCTCCTATGAATTAGCGGTGATCGATAAAATGGGATTTAACGATTATTTTTTGATTGTCTGGGATTTTATGAAGTTTGCAAGATCACAAGCTATTTTGACGGGGCCTGGACGGGGGTCTGCAGCTGGCTCGCTGGTGGCTTATTTGTTGGAAATAACGGATATTGATCCATTAAAATACGGGTTATTATTTGAAAGGTTTTTAAATCCGGAAAGGGTGACAATGCCGGATATTGATCTTGATTTTCCGGATCATCGAAGGGATGAGGTCATACGGTATGTCGCCAAGAAATATGGAAACATTCATGTCGCTCAAATCATCACATTCGGAACATTGTCGGCGAAAGCGGTTATAAGGGATATTGCAAGAGTGTTCGGATTTCAAACGAAAGAATTGGATCGAATTTCCAAAATGCTACCGTCTCGCCTCGGCCTGACTTTATCGGATGCTTACAAGGATTCTTCGATGTTAAGAACATGGGTAGAAAGTGATCCGGTGCATAAACAAATATTTGAAACGGCATTAAAACTTGAAGGGCTGCCGCGGCATGCGTCCACCCATGCAGCCGGCGTGGTGATCACGGAACAGCCGCTTGTGGAATTGATCCCCATTCAACAAGGTCATGATGAAATGTATATGACACAATTTACAATGGATATTTTAGAAGAATTAGGCCTTTTGAAAATTGATTTTCTCGGGCTCCGTAATTTAACGATTTTAGAAAGAATTTTAGAGTCGATTCAATACTCGTCAGGTGAGAAAATGGAGCTCAGCGAGATTCCGCTCAATGATCGCAAAACGTTTGAACTGCTTGGCAAAGGACAAACAACGGGTGTTTTTCAATTGGAATCGGAGGGGATGCGCAAAGTGCTCATGCGGCTGAAGCCGAGCGATTTTGAAGATATTGTGGCCGTTAATGCTTTGTATCGTCCGGGACCAATGAAAAATATCCCTCTTTATATTGAACGGAAGCACGGGTTGAAAAAAATCGCGTATCCCCACCCCGACTTGGAAGGAATTTTAAAACAAACATATGGCGTTCTCATTTATCAAGAGCAAATTATGCAAATCGCTTCCAAAATGGCGGGATTTTCTTTAGGAGAAGCCGATTTGCTGCGTCGAGCTGTCGGGAAAAAGAAAAAAGAAGTATTGGCGGAAGAAAGAAAACATTTTATTGAGGGCGCAGTTCGAAACGGCTACAGCAAGGAAACGGCCGATCAAATTTACGATTTAATTGTGCGATTTGCCAATTATGGTTTTAATCGCAGCCATGCGGTCGCCTACAGCAAGATCGCTTATCAGCTCGCTTATTTAAAAGCGCATTATCCGTTGTACTTTATGGCCGCCCTTTTGACATCGGTGATTGGGAGCGAAAAAAAAATAGCCCAATATGTGAGAGAAGCAAAAGAAATGGGAATTCAGATTTTGAGGCCTTCGATTCAGAGCAGTCAATTTTTTTTCAAAGCCGAAAAAGAAGGAATTCGCTTCGGTCTTGCTGCGATTAAAGGAGTGGGGGCGGCCGCCGTTAAGGAAATTTTAAGAGCCCGCAAGGAAAAGATGTTTGAAGATTTGTTTGATTTTTGTCTGCGTGTTTCACCGCAGGCTGTGAATCGCAGGACGATAGAATCTCTTATTTTAGCAGGGGCATTTGATGATTTTGGAAAAGACCGCGCGACATTGCTTGCAAGTGTGGATGCAGCGATAGACCATGCGGAATTTATGAGACCTGATCCAGATGAAAACGGCCATTTCGAATTGTTTGCAGATGAGAGTTTTTTTCCAAAACCTAAATATACAGAAGTGGAACCAATGCCGGATGATATGCGCCTGAAATATGAAAAAGAAGTGCTTGGCCTGTATTTATCCAGCCATCCGGTCTCTGTGCATAAGTCATTGTTTCAAAAGCTTGGAGTCGTCGATATCGCTTATTTGAAAAGCCAAAGGAAAAAAATGATCATCGGTGTCTATATCCATGAATTTCGAGTGATTCGAACGAAAAAAGGAGAAAAAATGGCCTTTTTGAGCATTTCGGATGAAAGCGGAGAAATGGAAGCCGTTTTGTTTCCTGAAATCTACCGTAAATTTTTCGGAATATGCGAAAAAGGGACCGTTGTCTTAATGGAAGGGACAAATGAAGAAAGAAACGGTAATGAACAATTTATTGTCTCAAACGCATACGGAATAGAAGAAGCAGAAGAACTGGCCGCTAGAATGAATCAGCGCCTTTACTTAAAAATTACAAAAGAAAAAAAAGAGAAAGAAACGCTTCAAGCTGTGTATCGCATTTTAAAAAAATACAAAGGGGAAACGGCGGTATGGGTTCATTATGAGGATGAGCATCGGACGATTCAGCTTCTTAAGGATCGCTGGGTCAATCCGACAGAAGCTTGCATAGTGGAGCTTAAAACGGTATTGGGAAGCGAAAACGTTGTATTAAAAAGAATATAG
- a CDS encoding NAD(P)-dependent malic enzyme gives MSLREEALHMHKLNQGKLETVAKVQVMNQKDLSLAYSPGVAEPCKEIYEKPETVYDYTMKGNTVAVVSDGTAVLGLGNIGPEAALPVMEGKAVLFKSFAGVDAFPICLNTNDVEKIVETVKLLEPTFGGVNLEDIAAPNCFIIEERLKKETNIPVFHDDQHGTAIVTVAGLLNALKIVNKKMTEIKVVANGAGAAGIAIIKLLYHYGVRDIIMCDSKGAIYEGRPEGMNKVKEEVAKYTNREHKKGSLADVIKGADVFIGVSVAGALTKEMVRSMNDQPIIFAMANPVPEIMPDEAKEAGAMVVGTGRSDFPNQVNNVLAFPGIFRGALDVRATHINEKMKQAAVEAIASLISDEELDTSYCIPGPFDPRVAPRVAAAVAKAAMETGVARRKVDPEEVYERTMRLAAIGKGE, from the coding sequence TTGTCATTAAGAGAAGAAGCTTTGCACATGCATAAGTTGAATCAAGGAAAATTGGAAACCGTGGCAAAAGTTCAAGTCATGAATCAAAAAGACTTAAGTCTTGCCTATTCTCCTGGAGTGGCTGAGCCGTGTAAAGAGATCTACGAAAAGCCGGAAACGGTTTATGATTACACAATGAAAGGGAACACAGTAGCCGTCGTTTCCGATGGAACGGCGGTTCTTGGATTAGGAAATATTGGTCCGGAGGCGGCTCTTCCCGTAATGGAAGGAAAAGCAGTGCTGTTTAAAAGTTTTGCCGGCGTTGATGCTTTTCCAATTTGTTTAAATACGAATGATGTGGAAAAAATTGTCGAGACAGTGAAGCTATTGGAGCCAACATTTGGGGGCGTTAATTTAGAAGATATTGCGGCCCCGAATTGTTTTATCATTGAAGAACGACTGAAAAAAGAGACCAATATTCCGGTATTTCATGATGATCAACATGGAACGGCGATCGTGACCGTTGCCGGCTTGCTGAATGCCCTTAAAATTGTCAATAAAAAAATGACAGAGATTAAAGTAGTGGCAAACGGTGCGGGAGCTGCTGGAATTGCTATTATTAAACTTTTGTATCATTATGGTGTAAGGGACATTATCATGTGCGATTCCAAAGGAGCCATCTATGAAGGCCGTCCGGAAGGCATGAATAAGGTAAAAGAAGAGGTAGCCAAGTACACCAACCGCGAGCACAAAAAGGGAAGTTTGGCAGATGTGATAAAAGGCGCTGATGTATTTATAGGAGTTTCCGTTGCCGGTGCACTGACAAAAGAAATGGTTCGTTCCATGAACGATCAACCGATTATTTTTGCGATGGCGAATCCTGTTCCGGAAATTATGCCGGATGAAGCGAAAGAGGCCGGAGCGATGGTTGTCGGGACAGGCCGATCCGATTTTCCAAACCAAGTGAATAATGTGTTGGCTTTCCCGGGTATTTTTCGGGGAGCGTTGGATGTGCGAGCTACTCATATAAATGAAAAGATGAAACAAGCAGCGGTGGAAGCCATTGCGAGTCTCATTTCAGATGAAGAACTTGATACAAGCTATTGTATCCCCGGTCCTTTTGATCCGAGAGTTGCACCGCGGGTAGCGGCGGCGGTCGCCAAAGCGGCGATGGAAACAGGAGTGGCAAGAAGAAAGGTAGATCCTGAAGAAGTATATGAACGGACCATGAGATTGGCGGCTATTGGAAAAGGTGAGTGA